The Leptospira mtsangambouensis sequence CTGATAAAGACATGCTTGCATGCATTGGAGGGGCGTACGAAATTTATCCCCCCTTTGTACCTGATGCCCAAGAGAAAGTTCGTTCCCAAAGGCATCCTTTGGAATCGGCATTATTCCCTTCCACACGTTACGATTCTATTTTTGGGATTGTCCGCGAAACTCGGTTCCAACGTTGGAGAAGAGAAAGGCGTGAGGCAAGAGAGGCCCGAGGATCGCTCTGGTTGCGTTTTAAGAGGCGAGTCTGGGGAGATTTGCAAGATGTCTGTATGGGCGTCGGATTTGGATGTTTGGTTTATTATTTGTATTATGATTATGTCGTATTAGGGCTGACTCTTGGGGTTCTTGGTATGACGGCGGGGCTACTGGATTTTCTTGTGAGAAAACGCTCTGTCTTAATGACAAAAGTGTTGTCATTTCTTAGTTTCGGTTCATATTTTTTCTATAACGGCTACGTCTACTTCTAGACGTAGTTCTAAAATTGTAGAAAAGTGATATGGCAAAAGAAACATCATCGGCAAACCAATTCATTCATGAGCAGTACATTATATTCAATTTGGGCGATGAAGAATATGCCATTCCCATCACCATTGTCGAAGAAATTGTCAAAATCACCAACCTAATCCGTGTTCCACAGTCCAAAAGTTTCTTTGCAGGAATTATGGACATTCGTGGAAAAGTGGTTCGGATGATTGACCTTGCCAAACGTCTCAATATTAAAAATACAACGGAAAGTGCCGCCGACCGAGCCATCGTGATCAATGTTTCTGGAAAGTCCATTGGTGTGATTGTGGACAAGGTGTCACACGTGGTTCATTTTCCTGCAAACCAAGTGGACCCA is a genomic window containing:
- a CDS encoding chemotaxis protein CheW, yielding MAKETSSANQFIHEQYIIFNLGDEEYAIPITIVEEIVKITNLIRVPQSKSFFAGIMDIRGKVVRMIDLAKRLNIKNTTESAADRAIVINVSGKSIGVIVDKVSHVVHFPANQVDPPPPSVKGISSRYITGVGKKDNRFIILIDIEKILTVEEITELATV